The Aedes aegypti strain LVP_AGWG chromosome 3, AaegL5.0 Primary Assembly, whole genome shotgun sequence genome contains a region encoding:
- the LOC5574946 gene encoding trypsin-3, protein MTSVVTVVLFLGSIVASALAAPRIVGGKHSTIEQHPYQISLRRGSTHTCGGSIISADAVLTAAHCVYYTNVEPTDFSIRAGSTLRNEGGQLITVAQLFIHPEYDDWTLELDIAVLKLSENFIFGAGIQPVALPNSNLKISHGAVASIAGWGSLYYQGPSVLRLQEVTVPIVENAVCGLAYQNFGPIWPFHLCAGAHGIDACQGDSGGPLVMDGTVIGVVSWGYGCAFNGYPTVYTRVSEFTDFIRQHM, encoded by the exons ATGACATCGGTAGTGACTGTAGTGTTGTTCCTAGGTTCGATAGTGGCAAGTGCCCTGGCGGCTCCCCGGATTGTGGGTGGCAAACATTCCACTATCGAACAGCATCCGTACCAGATTTCGCTTCGCCGAGGCTCGACGCACACCTGTGGAGGATCGATCATTAGTGCGGATGCAGTGCTGACAGCGGCCCATTGCGTATACTA CACAAATGTAGAACCTACCGATTTTTCGATTCGCGCCGGATCCACTTTGCGCAATGAGGGTGGCCAGTTGATAACCGTCGCCCAGCTGTTCATCCATCCGGAATATGACGACTGGACACTGGAGTTGGACATAGCTGTTCTGAAGCTGTCGGAGAATTTTATCTTCGGAGCGGGCATTCAACCGGTCGCGTTGCCCAACAGCAATCTGAAGATTTCCCACGGAGCTGTTGCCTCGATTGCCGGATGGGGATCACTATAT TACCAGGGACCCAGCGTCTTGCGCCTCCAGGAAGTTACCGTTCCGATTGTGGAGAATGCCGTTTGCGGTCTTGCGTATCAGAACTTCGGACCGATCTGGCCGTTCCATCTGTGTGCCGGTGCGCACGGCATCGATGCCTGCCAGGGAGATTCCGGCGGTCCACTGGTGATGGACGGGACCGTAATCGGAGTGGTGTCCTGGGGCTATGGCTGCGCCTTCAACGGTTACCCGACGGTTTATACGCGCGTTTCCGAGTTTACCGATTTCATCCGACAGCATATGTGA